In the genome of Neovison vison isolate M4711 chromosome 4, ASM_NN_V1, whole genome shotgun sequence, the window AGGCGTTGGTAAGCtctggagaggaagggagagagggctgCAGGTCTGGGGTGATCTGGGCCTCagaggagtggggacagtgtggcgGGGGATGGGCCTTTTGAGGAGCGTGAAGTCGGGGTTCCAGAGGTGTGCAGTTAAGGTTACTCATGGTGTCGAGGAGTCCCGAGGGGGAGTGAGGTGGTAGTGAGGAGACATGCCCAGGCTTCGAGCaggtgggaggaggagatggCTGAGAGGAGGGATCCACTGACGGATCAGCCGGGAGGGTGGAGGCCAGGCACGGCCCTCAGCCGCTCCCTGTAAGGAAGAAGCCTCCTGTGGAGTCCACAGTCGGCCCCTCCAGGGAGAGGGTGCAGCCCCGGGATGCTGCAGGGGTGTAGAATGGTGAGTGGGAAGTAGGGGTGAGGGATGAGGGTAGAGAAGGGTCCCTTCCTCTGATTCTGGAATAAGTAGTTCCAGGAGAGTCTGAAGAGGAAGAGCTGACCACAGACGGAGCCGCCGGGGCAGCCGCATGAATGCCCGGGGCGCAGCCAGGGCTGGCCCAGCACACAAGCCCCctctccaggcatctcttctccccacccacccgccCCAGCCCTGGGGGCTCCGCTCCTGCCCGTCACTCACCCCTCGGACATGGTGCCCACTTCTCACAGTTCCCTTTGTGAGCTGGTCAAGCAGTCCGCAGAACCTGTGGCTCGACCTTGACTCCACACCCCGGAAGTCAGAATAGCCCAATTTCGAGAGTTCTGTCCCATTGTCTCGGTGTTCTAAGGCCAGGAGTGGGGGGGTGAGGGCAGCAGGTACAGGACTGGGAACCCTTATCTCAGAGGATGTTCCGGAAGCAAGCCTTGGAAGGCTGGGGCAGAGTGTGGAGTCAGCCTTGGCTTCTTTTCGAGTGAGGGTCATATAAAAGAGGAGTTGCTATTTGAAGCCACCCTGGGAGCCATGAGACTCGGGGTGAAGGTTAGTCCTAAAGGCATCCATTTTTCCAACACACTTCTCAGCCGGAGGaaccctctgcttcttccattcaGAGCCAGCCTCCTTAGCTCTAACTGAGGACTGTCCTGGGGGCAAGTGTGACGTGAGGGGGAAGGGGCGCTGGAGTTGGGGTCAGAAGGCCTGGGTTCAGGCTGCGAAGTCACGACTTCCCTGGAGATGAGCACAAGCACGTGTTTCCCTGCGGTCTGATGGCGCTTCCCACGGTTCACGCGAGCTAGGCCTGTGCGAAGAAGGACATTAGAGAGAGTAGCAAATGGGACTCTGTGGTCTTCGGGGCTCGCTCTGGGCCGTCTGTGGGACCCCATTGGGGCGACAGTCTCAGGAGACCATTCTTTGGAAACTACAAAACCTAGCGGCAGCAGCGCCTGGACTCTGGTCAGCTaggggtgactttttttttttttttttaaagattttatttatttatttatttgacagaccgagatcacaagtaggcagagaggcaggcagaggaagagggggaagcaggctccccactgagcagagagcccgacacggggctcgatcccaggaccctgggatcatgacccgagctgaaggcagaggctttacccactgagccacccaggcgccccgggggtGACTTTTTGATTCAGTGTCAAGTCAGGACATGTGAATAAGTCAGGCGCAgagcagaggaaagggaaaggggagagctgcaaagggggagggagagtagAGGCGTTCCGTGGCTTCTGTGTGCACGCGAGTCACCCGAGATCTTGTCCAAAATGCAGATGCTAATTCCACAATCGGACGTGGGTCTCTGAGTCACACCGCAGTAAGATAGGAAACTcagtgggagtggggaagggccAGGGCTCAGGGGCCCGGGGGCCCTCCCCTTTCTAGCTGCGGAACTAAATTGCGGGTGATTGGTTCTCCTCCATGGCATCTCCAGGTTAGGGTTTTCCTGAGAGAAAATATGTGTCAAGGGTGTGGGACAGCATCCAGTGGCCAGCCCCCATTACAGCCAGCCTGCTCGATACATGAAGGGGACAAGCTGTGTCTATCCAGtggcaaagggaagagaaaggatttGGGACTTGTTCACTGAGtgcaacccccttcccccactgcctCACAGCGTATCTCATGGGCCTGTAAGATAGAGCAGAGGCCAAAGGGGCGAGAAAAAGCAAGTGTGAACAAATGGTAGGTCAACGATATATAGCTCCTCTTGGTACTTTCTTGCAatttttccaaaaagagaagAGCCTCAAATATTCCTACTAATTTGTTCTGAAATTAGGGGGAAGAAAACATCAGGGGAAAGTGAACACATCCTACAGATCCCAGCAGCTTACTGAGAACCCTTCCCTTTTGTGTCTTGAAAGATAAGATCTATGTGGTCCCCGTGCCCAACACACGACAAAAATGACAGCTTGCCAGAAAAAGCATCACCAAACCGTGGGCTATAAGAGTTAACACACAGCGGATCGGGGATTCTAATCCAGATCCCAAGTCCTGCTAAAGTTCAAGTTAGAACTTTGCCCCTGTGCTGCCCAGGGGCCACACTCAGAaagcagtatttaaaaattatgagtaTTACTCCCCCTGTAGCCATAAAAAGTGACAACACTGTTGCCGCACACCGCACCTCCCCTTTTCAAATCACCACAGTGCACGGGAGCAGTTCACTCTTTATTAAACGCTCGGCCCCGGGTCACTTGGAGCTGGTGTACTTGGTGACGGCCTTGGTGCCCTCGGACACGGCGTGCTTGGCCAGCTCCCCGGGCAGCAGCAGGCGCACGGCCGTCTGGACTTCCCGGGAGGTCAGTGTGGTTCGGCCCGAGTACTGGGCCAGCCGGGCAGCCTCGCCAGCCAGACGTTCGAACACATCATTCACAAACGAGTTCATGATGCTCATGGCCTTGGAAGAGATGCCTATGTCTGGGTGCACCTGGAGAAGCAGCAGAACCGCTCAGTTAAGAAGGAGGCGCTGCCTGACGCTCCGGGCCCCAGCCCCGGGCTCAAGCTCGGGACTGCAAGGCCGCCTCACCAGCCTCTCTCCGGAGGCCAAGCCACCGAAACAGGGATGGGTTTTTTACTACTATATCCGAGTTAAAATTTTTCCCAACTGCAAAAAGTAATATTATGTTCCTCCTAGGAGCCACATGTAAGCATCAATCTCTGGGAAATGGAAACAGTTACACAGcgtttgcttttctcctttagTGTATCTGCAAAGCGTTACCCCCAGAAACGGACTCCTAGCGGCAAAGCTCCCGGAGGTGGGACTGCCACGGTTTATGCACGTAAGTCGGCATTACCAAATAATTGTCCGAGAGCACGCTTATGTGACACGATCCCAGCACCAGACTAGGGGTCAGAACACCAGGGATCTGTGGCCCTACTGTGAATCACTGCCCAACCTCCAACGGGGCACTTTCCTCtgcgcctcagtttcctcctctgtcacaTAAGCTTTTGAACTAGGTGACCTCCAATAACCCAAAGGGTAGGGGCCTGATAACAATCAGAACGTGAGAGTGGGCAGACATGAGGGGTTTCCCTCCGAAGGGAGTGGTCACTGCCAATAACACACGTCAGGCCAGTGGTGGAGACAGAAGTGGAACTCGGGCTCTCCCCAGTCTCTGGATGTCACCCGCAGCAGGGGACCCAAGCCTGAACGCCTCGTCGTCATcacatctttttctctttggggTTGAGGGGTCACAGTAAGTTTCACAGCTCATGGGTGAGTCCCCCAGTAGCCCTCCCTCACCAGTCTAACCCAGGGCCAACCCTCGCCTCACAGTTGCGCCCCAAGGTTAGGTGATGCAGCCGAGCTCACCagtgctccctcccacccccacgttCTGCTGGTCGCTGGAGTCTGTCCTCTGCTGCTGCCCTCCGGCCCATCTACGAGAGCGCTGGTCCCAACCTCACCCGGACCCCACAAAAGCATTCCCAGAGACCCAAGTTGTCAGGTCGCCGAAACTGCTACTGGGACGAAGACCGGAGACAGAGTCCTCGTCTTGGATCTAGTCCCACCAGGGGTAAGACTCAGGCAGGTGGCAGAGACACAAGGCAGCCAAGACCATTGTTCTGCCGGCTCCCGGCCCTGGTTCTGCTGAGCGGGGAAGAGGCTGGGAGGCCAGGGTGCCTGGTGCCCTTGGCCAGTTGGGTGCCCGCTGATGCCCCCAAATGTCTGTCAGCAAGCCAGGGCCGGGAGTAGGCACTTCTCGCAGGTGCTCTGCGAGGCTGGGAACAGCGAGCATCCCCAGCACCCCTGGGTTAAGAGGCAGGACAAGCCGAAGTAGGTGACCGGCCTGCTCAGAGCCGGGGGGCCTGAGCTCTGCGGCTCTCAGTTCACGGGACTCAGTCGATGCACTGAGCCTTTATGGACTTTGTGTTCCAGGTCTGGGCAGGAGACCAATCCCGTAGCTCCTCGGGGCCCGAGTGCTGTGTGGCTGGAAGGCCTTCCCCAGGACTTCCGCTCACACGCGTGGCTCCGTGCTCCGGCCCCCACTGCTAGGGCTTCTTGTTTGTACCGTACTGGGTTTGGGATTCGATCACCCTTCGGCCCCACACTTCTTACAGTCCTCCCTGTCTTAATTATGTCCCACCTGGTCCCACCCATCATCATCTTGTCTGCCCAAAGCCCCATGAGCTTCTGGGCGGTGGTGGCGTGCTTTAAAGGTCTCCTGCCCATCTCAGGGGCGCAACACACACTGAGAGGTTGTAGGGACCTGAACTGGAGCAAGGCCACCTTGAGACAGGCACGGTGTGCCTGAGGCCACCCACTGCAGTGCCAGGAGTAAGTGGAGTAGGAATCTCTGTCCAGTGCTCTCTCTAGGCTCTTCTGCCAGTGTGCTCCACACACCCCCACGCACGCACACACCGGCGTTGGCTCCCCGCTCTCACCTGCTTCAGCACCTTGTAGATATACACTGAGTAGGTTTCCTTGCGCCGGCCTCGCCTTCTGGACTTCTTATCACCACGGCCCCTTCGGCCTCCCGGCTGCGGCTgctggccacgctccgagctcatcCTGCCGTTCCTCCTAACGGCTGCCTCCTGCTCCTTGGGGCATTTTATGGAGTCGACTGCCCaccaggtggggctgggggccagcacctgggagggagggggcgggaggggaggagCCTCACCCATCCCTATCCCGAACAGGCTCTGGGCTAATCGTAAGAGACGAATGGCTCCCACCTCTCCCCCAAGTGATTTCCTGCCTCTGAATGAGCGGCCCTCCCCCAAGGGCCCTTCCCCAGCTGACCATCTCCCAGCGGACTACACACTTGGGAGAGTTCCCACACCACCCAGCTGTGCCATGAGATCACTCTGCACCCGCTGTCCTCGTCCTCGCCAAGACTTGAAATGCAGGGGAGTGTCAGGAGGAACCCgaggcaccccacccccacccacggAGCCCTACAATACAGCTGGGGAGGTTGGACTGGCTCACAGCAAAGAGAGAAGTAGAGGCACTAATGAGGGGGCCTAGGGAAGAGagttcaggaaagaaaaactggtgagggctggggtgtctggggggctcagtctgccttcagtTGGGTCATGATTTCTGCATCCCGGGATCAAGGcttgcattgggttccttgcgaagtggggagtctgctcccccctctctccccctccctctgcccctccccactgcctgttctctctctctctcaaataagtaaaataaaatcgtaaaaacagaaaagaaaactagtgAGGGCTACAGTAGCCAGAGATGGCTTCATGGAAGGAATGGGGATTTGGTGCTGGTCTGGTGGGAGGGGCACGGTGTaactggtgggggtgggggtgacagAAGGACGGTCTATGGGGAAGCAGAGTGGAATCGGTGTGTGCTGAGCGCAGGGCGGCTTGGACGGAAGGCAGAAGTGCGGCACAACGGGGCCGGGGCCAGAGGCAAGCGGCAGAAAGCCACAGGCTGGGAGGGCCTGCTGGGGAGGACGTTGGGGCAGACTGGAGGAGCCGGAGCGGGGCGCACTGGGTGCTGTGGGCTCCCGGGGAAGCTGGCGGCAAAGGGAAGAAGCAGCTGTTGAACGGAGAGGTTCTCGCTTTGCACCTACGTGTGAACGATACTGCGAGTTACGTGCTGGGACTACGGAAGCTGGAGCAGCACAGAAGCACGGGCTGGGGGGGCGGGTTTCCCAGTCAGAAGAGGTGGCTGAGGGGTAAAGACGAGCCGCACCTGCCAGTGGGGTGAAGGCAAGCCCGAGCCGGCCGAGCCTCGCTCACCTCTCCAGCCACTTCCCGCCGTCTGGCTGCATCTTCGTGCCAAGGTTTAAGAGGACCAggagggaattcttttttttttttttttagtaattttttaaaaaaattatttatttaacagacagagatcacaagcagacagagaggcagacagagagagaggaagggaagcaggctccctgccgagcagagagcccaatgcggggctcgatcccaggaccctgggatcatgacctgagctgaaggcagaggcttcaacccgctgagccacccaggcgcccccaggaggGAATTCTTAAGCCAAAAAAAAGCGCTGCTAATTTTAGGCCtttgtagaaatatatatattgggcTTTTTAAGCATTCCTGAAGTTTTTGAAattggcttttttgggggggggtggctgaGAGAGGCGAGCTGCCTAGATGACTGATTCTCCCAGTTCTGAAGCCCCGCCTAGCACCCCGAGGATTTCACCCGGGACACCCTGAGGGACTTCAAAGGCAACTGGTACAAACACACCCAGGGTCTCCCTTGGCTGAGATAGCGGGAGCTCTCCTCTGTTCCCGTCTTCCCAGCGGCTCATTCTCAAGGCCATTCTCCCCGCCACCCGTCTCTGGATGCTTGGACTGACTGAGGCACAAGGCGACAAAGGCAGGCCCCTTAGCGGTGGAGTCCGAGCCTCACTCCAGCCAAGGGCTCAGCCGCAGCCGCTTACTTCCCCTGCACGCTCAGCGTTCCGCCTGCCCCGGGCAGCTCCTGGACTTCAGGGCCATCTGAGTTCctgttcatctttcttttctttcttcttaagattttatttatttgacacagagagacacagggagagagggaacacaagcagggggagttggggggggtggggaagcaggctcccgctgagcagggagcccgatgcggggcttgatcccaggacccttgggatcatgacttgagccgaaggcagacgcccaatgactgggccacccatgcgcccccacTCTTCATCTTTCAAGTTAGAGCACCAATCCTTTCTGGATAGCTGTCACaagacacccccccacacacaagtTTTTAATCCTTCTGTGTATCCTAACAAGTCACAATTGAGCATCTGATTGATGCCCTGTCGTGTTCTCTCGTCACTGCTGGCTTCCCCATTAGATCATGAGCTCCTTGGGGGTTTAAGACGCCATCTGGGactggtttttgttttacatAGTCTTAGATGTACTGTAATCAGCACTGAAAAATCATGGCTGTGTATGTTTCCCCACAGGGACGGCTGCTGAGGTGTGATGAATCCAAGGTGGCAAGTGCTAGTCGAGTTCAGATCGATCATGCAGAGCCCTTGGCCAGGAAGTAAATTAGGTCATGCTAACAAAAATGAAGGCCACGGACAGATAAAGTAACAAGACTTCCCGCATCCCCCCCGCAGGAATGGTGGTTCACAAACTtgttgaaaatgcagattcctgacCATTTCTGCATCTCTCTCACCGCACCAGATGGAATCAATAGGTCGGGGCTGGGGATCTGCACTTTAACAAGCACCACCTGCCCCAAGTATGGGGTACAGGTGGCAGCGAGGGAGCCTCAGACCACTCTGAAAAACATGTCCCAGGAGAGTGGGTCTCAAGTTCGGCCCCCAGGTGAGCAGCATCAGCAGCACCTGGCAACTTGCTAGAAATGTTTTCATTCCTGGTCTCCCCCCAACCTACTGAACCAGAAACCCTGAGGCAAGACCCAGCCACTGGTGACCTGATGAGtcttccagatgattctgatgtgcGTTGTGAGACCATGGCCTAAGGCTCAATTGCAGATCAAAGGAAGGAGAGTTATTCTAGCTCCTAAAGACTCATCTTAAGTCTGCATCCACCCCACCAATCCCCACCCAAGCTCTTGCTGCAGGGAGGGGCGCTGGcactgtggggaggaggggagtaaAGGGCCCAGAGACCAGAAAAGGAAGGTAGGGACCATggcttcttctttctttattggaCACTTTGTAGATGTCACACAGGTCTAAAAGTTACActgttaaataattatttaaaaaccgACCAGGACTAAAGCCCTGGTCCAGAGCTCCAAACCAGAAGCAGAAAGGAATGGGGGTGGTGGGCTGGGGGGTATCCTCCAACATCACCAAAACCCAGAAAACGAGGACCCTAAGCTCTTCCACAGGCCAGCCCAGGATGTGGGCCCTTGGGCTAACCCTCAGGTGCCTCTGGCTGCATCACTATCAGGTCAGTAACCAGCAAGGAGCTGGCCAAAGAGCCAGCTGAGTCCAGACATGGACAAAAGTAACTGGAAGGACAGGAAACGGACAGGTACTGTCCAGCTGTAGATAA includes:
- the LOC122905208 gene encoding histone H2B type 2-E1, yielding MGEAPPLPPPPSQVLAPSPTWWAVDSIKCPKEQEAAVRRNGRMSSERGQQPQPGGRRGRGDKKSRRRGRRKETYSVYIYKVLKQVHPDIGISSKAMSIMNSFVNDVFERLAGEAARLAQYSGRTTLTSREVQTAVRLLLPGELAKHAVSEGTKAVTKYTSSK